From Halobacterium sp. R2-5, the proteins below share one genomic window:
- the dpsA gene encoding DNA starvation/stationary phase protection protein DpsA, protein MSTQKHVLQHAGDVEGSDGLRIGEEKAEQIIDALNTDLAATYVLYHQIKKHHWNVEGAEFRDLHLFLDEAAEHAEDFADILAERVQALGGVPHASPVTLQEASPVEPEDEDVYDIRTSLEHDLEMYGDIIETLREHVELAGNLGDHATAEILRENLVQVEEDAHHVEHYLEDDTLVTPDAIEK, encoded by the coding sequence ATGAGCACTCAGAAGCACGTGCTACAGCACGCCGGCGACGTGGAAGGCTCCGACGGACTCCGCATCGGCGAGGAGAAGGCCGAACAGATCATCGACGCGCTGAACACCGACCTGGCGGCGACGTACGTCCTCTACCACCAGATCAAGAAGCACCACTGGAACGTCGAGGGCGCGGAGTTCCGCGACCTCCACCTCTTCCTCGACGAGGCCGCCGAGCACGCCGAGGACTTCGCGGACATCCTCGCGGAGCGCGTGCAGGCCCTCGGCGGCGTCCCGCACGCCAGCCCCGTCACGCTCCAGGAGGCGTCGCCGGTGGAGCCCGAGGACGAGGACGTCTACGACATCCGGACGTCCCTCGAACACGACCTCGAGATGTACGGCGACATCATCGAGACGCTGCGCGAGCACGTCGAACTCGCGGGGAACCTCGGCGACCACGCGACCGCCGAAATCCTCCGCGAGAACCTCGTGCAGGTCGAGGAAGACGCTCACCACGTCGAGCACTACCTCGAGGACGACACGCTGGTCACGCCGGACGCGATCGAGAAGTAG